The Halomonas elongata DSM 2581 DNA segment GACCAGACGGTGGGCATTCATCCCACCGGCGCCGAAGAATTCGTGACCATGCGTACTCCGACACGCCGCTGACGACCTTCGGGCAATCCTGTCACGGCGATGTCATTCGGACGGGCCACCCTCGAGGTGGCCCGTTGCGTTATGCGTATGGCCCGAATGAATGTGGACTAAACTGGGTCTGTGCGAACGTCCTGCATTCGATGCCTTTTCGTACAAGACCTGCCGGGGGACATCAGCCGGTACGAGCGCCGGTGGTCGATGTCGCAAGAATGGGGAGAGCCGCTACATACGCGGCCTGGGGAGTGGGCTATAATTTTCTATTATGGAATTCAGCAAGCAAGATAACCTGGTTTTTGAAATGACCATAAGCGGCTGTTATGATGCCGATCAAATTCGCTACAGCGAACCACGACAATGAACGCAACCACAGAGCCCTTTACACCCTCCGCCGACCTGGCCAAGCCCAGCGTGGCCGATGCCGTGGTCGGCCATGAGGCCTCACCGCTCTTCATCCGCAAGCCAAGCCCCGATGACGGCTGGGGCATCTACGAGCTGGTCAAGTCCTGTCCGCCTCTCGACGTCAATTCCGCCTACGCCTATCTGTTGCTGGCCACCCAGTTCCGCGATAGCTGCGCCGTGGCGACCAACGAAGAGGGCGAGATCGTCGGCTTCGTTTCCGGCTACGTGAAGAGCAACGCCCCCGATACCTATTTCCTCTGGCAGGTTGCCGTGGGCGAGAAGGCACGTGGCACCGGCCTGGCCCGTCGTCTGGTGGAAGCCGTGATGACACGCCCGGAAATGGCCGAGGTCCACCATCTCGAGACCACTATCACGCCCGACAACCAGGCGTCCTGGGGCTTGTTCCGCCGTCTCGCCGATCGCTGGCAGGCGCCGTTGAACAGCCGCGAATACTTCTCCACCGATCAACTCGGCGGTGAGCATGACCCGGAAAACCTCGTTCGCATCGGCCCGTTCCAGACCGACCAGATCTGAGCCGGGACGCCGCCTGGCCGGCCCGGTACGGGCCGGCAACCCGTCTTTTCGTTTTATCACTTTCCCCCCACAGGAGGTCGCAATGCAGACCCAGATTCTCGAACGCATGGAGTCCGACGTTCGGACCTACTCCCGCTCCTTCCCGGTCGTCTTCACCAAGGCGCGCAATGCCCGCCTGACCGACGAGGAAGGGCGCGAGTACATCGACTTCCTGGCCGGTGCCGGCACCCTGAACTACGGCCACAACAACCCGCACCTCAAGCAGGCGCTGCTCGACTATATCGACAGCGACGGCATCGTCCACGGCCTGGACTTCTGGACTGCGGCCAAGCGCGACTATCTGGAAACCCTGGAAGAGGTGATCCTCAAGCCGCGCGGTCTCGACTACAAGGTGCATCTGCCCGGACCGACTGGCACCAACGCCGTCGAGGCGGCCATTCGCCTGGCCCGGGTCGCCAAGGGGCGCCACAATATCGTCTCCTTCACCAACGGCTTTCATGGCGTCACCATGGGCGCGCTGGCGACCACCGGTAACCGCAAGTTCCGCGAGGCCACCGGTGGCGTGCCGACCCAGGCTGCTTCCTTCATGCCGTTCGATGGCTACCTCGGCAGCAGCACCGACACCCTCGACTACTTCGAGAAGCTGCTCGGCGACAAGTCCGGCGGCCTGGACGTGCCCGCGGCGGTGATCGTCGAGACAGTGCAGGGCGAGGGCGGTATCAATGTCGCCGGCCTGGAGTGGCTCAAGCGCCTCGAGAGCATCTGCCGCGCCAATGACATCCTGCTGATCATCGACGACATCCAGGCGGGCTGCGGCCGGACCGGCAAGTTCTTCAGCTTCGAGCATGCCGGCATCACGCCGGATATCGTGACCAACTCCAAGTCGCTGTCCGGTTACGGCCTGCCGTTCGCTCACGTCCTGATGCGCCCCGAGCTCGACAAGTGGAAGCCCGGTCAGTACAACGGCACCTTCCGCGGCTTCAACCTGGCTTTCGCCACTGCTGCTGCCGCCATGCGCAAGTACTGGAGCGACGACACCTTCGAGCGTGACGTGCAGCGCAAGGCTCGCATCGTCGAGGAACGCTTCGGCAAGATCGCCGCCTGGCTGAGCGAGAACGGCATCGAGGCCTCCGAGCGCGGCCGCGGGCTGATGCGGGGCATCGACGTGGGTTCCGGCGATATCGCCGACAAGATCACCCACCAAGCCTTCGAGAACGGGTTGATCATCGAAACCAGCGGTCAGGACGGCGAAGTGGTCAAGTGCCTGTGCCCGCTGACCATTCCCGACGAAGACCTGGTCGAGGGACTCGACATCCTCGAGACCAGCACCAAGCAGGCCTTTAGCTGATCGCCTGAGGTGCGCCATCGGGCCTGTCCATGGCATCCTGTATCGGTCGGCCGTGCGCGGCCGGCCAGTCATTGATTCACTGGAGAATCGACATGATCGTTCGCAATCTCGAAGAAGCGCGCCAGACCGACCGTCTGGTCACCGCCGAAAACGGCAACTGGGACAGCACCCGCCTGTCGCTGGCCGAAGATGGTGGCAACTGCTCCTTCCACATCACCCGCATCTTCGAGGGTACCGAGACCCACATCCACTATAAGCATCACTTCGAGGCTGTTTATTGCATCGAAGGCGAGGGCGAAGTGGAAACCCTGGCCGATGGCAAGATCTGGCCCATCAAGCCGGGTGACATCTACATCCTCGACCAGCACGACGAGCACCTGCTGCGCGCCAGCAAGACCATGCACCTGGCCTGCGTGTTCACGCCGGGCCTGACCGGCAACGAAGTGCACCGCGAAGACGGTTCCTACGCACCTGCCGACGAAGCCGACGACCAGAAGCCGCTGTAACCCGGCGCAGTATTCTGCCGTCTCGCACGAAGAGCCCCCGGTCACGATCGGGGGCTCTTTCGTTGTTCGCAGCGGCACGGGTGCCAGTAGCTGGACGCCTCGGACGTTTCATGCCTACTATTGCGTCATGATTGATTCATCGTCCAGAAACCGTCAGCCCGTCGAGGAAGGGGCATTGCCCAACGACCTGGTCAGCGAACTGCTGCTCGGCATGCGTCTAAGCGGCATCCAGTATCGCCGCATACAGGCGGTTCCTCCCTTCGGCATCGGGGGCTTCGGTGCCAGCCCGGGGTGGGCCCACTTTCACTTCATCGCGCGAGGGCCAGTATATCTGCGCAGTCCCGGCGGGGCCGTGCACCGGCTCGAGGTCGGTGACGCAGTGCTTCTGCCGCGCGGCGGACCGCATGAGCTGCTGTCGTCGCCGGAGCAATCCGCCAGTCGTGATATCGCCAGCTTCACGACCGCTCCGCTCTGCAAGGCCGTCAGTGCGGTGCGCAACGGTTCCCCAGAAGTTTGCCAGGAGAGTGGGGCCGTCATCTTCAGCGGCTGCATGGAGTTCGATCTCGGCGGCATGCATCCGCTCGTCGGCTTGATGCCCGAAGTGATGCGTGTCGATACGCTTCAGGATCGCCACCCGGAGATACTGCCGATCCTCCAGGCGATGGAACGCGAAGCGCAGGCCGAGCGGGCGGGCTTCGCCAGCATTCTGTCGCGACTCGCCGATGTCGTTTCCGCCTGCATCGTGCGTGGCTGGGTCGAGTGCGGCTGTGGCGACGCTTCCGGTTGGGTCGAGGCCTTGCGTGACCCACGGCTGGGACGTGTCATCGCCGCCATGCATCGGGAGCCCGGCCGTCATTGGACGGTCGCTGAACTGGCGAAACAGATGGGGAGCTCGCGCTCGGTCTTCGCCGAGCGCTTCCTGACAGTCACCGGACTGACTCCGCATCGTTACATGACCGAGTTGCGCATGCGGCTGGCCACCCAGTGGATCGGACGGGACAGGCAGCCCATCGATGCCGTCGCCCAACGCCTTGGTTATGGTTCCCAGGCCGCCTTCAGCCGTGCCTACAAGCGTGTGACCGGCCGTTCGCCCGGTGCGGTGCGTGCCGAAGCGAGTCGCGAGGGACTTCGGGCATGAGGACCTGAGCCCATTCAGCAGACGTGATATCCGCCCACAATGGAAAAAGGAGAGGTGCCGTTGCATGGAATAGCTCCCTCGACAATGCACCATGCCCAGATGCTCTGGGACTTCATGAGTCTCCGGCAGCCTTGCACAGCGGCGGACGCCATTCTTTGCCTGGGCAGCAACGACATTCAAGTGCCGCGAGTTGGGGCACGCCTATGGCGGGAGAAGTGGGCACCTTATCTGATCATGAGCGGAGGGTTGGCCCACCAGCATGACCTGGCAGCTACCGGCTGGTCGCAACCTGAGGCCGATGTATTTTCCCGAGAAGCCCGCCATGCGGGCGTTCCCCGGGATGCCATATTATGTGAGCGTGCCGCGCGTCATACCGGCGACAATTTCCGCCTGACACGATGTCTGGCGGAGGAGAGCGGTATCATGGTCTCAGGTCGACTCATCATCGTTGCCAAGCCTTATATGACACGTCGTGCTCAGGCTACGGCAGAGATGGCCTGGCCTGAAGTCGAAACCATCGTCCAATGCGAGGACGTCGAACTGATAAGCTATCTGCATCGTTGGCAGGACCCGCAGCGCATCCTGCACCTCATGGTCGGCGACATGCAGAGAATCATGGTCTATCCCGAACGTGGTTTTCAGCGTCGGCAGCCTATACCGGAAGACGTGCGTCTTGCCCAGGAGGCATTGATTGCACAGGGCTTCGACAGGCACTTGCCATGAAGCCGTTGCGGCAGGAAGGATTAGCCACGTTTAGGACACCCGTATTGCCAAGGACCGATGATGACTGCACAACAGCGTCTTACTCTGAGCCTCGCGGATGCCCGGCGCCTGCTGGTGCGCCATCATGGCCGTCCGGGGTCGCTGACGAGCGTGATTCGTCGCCTTGGCACCATCCAGTTCGATCCACTCGCGCCACTCGGCACCAATCCCGATCTGGTCCTGCAAGCGCGGGTGCCGGGTTATCGGCAGGGCGGCTGGCAGGATGCGGCCTATCGGCAGCGACTGCTGGTTGATGGGTGGGACAAGCAGGCCAGCCTGATTCCGCCCGAGCATTGGTGGGCTCAAGCCCCTTTTCATCACTGGTTCGCTCGGCGTTGGCAACAGCGGGGCATCGACATCGACTCGCCGGAAGCCCGGGACATTCTCGATCAGGTAGGGCAGCGGGGCCCCTCGACCAGTCTCGAACTGGGCGATCAGCGATCCGATCCGGCCTTGCGTGGTAGCTGGTATGGTCCCAAGCGTTCACGCCATCTGCTCAAGGCGCTGTGGGATTCGGGACGATTGATGACCCACCATCGCGTCAACGGTCGCCATGCCTATGATCTGCCGGAACGCGTCTTGCCGAATGGGGCGCGCGAAGCGGATGTCGATGAAGATGACGCGCTGCAGCATCTGGTCGTGCGTCGCGTCCAGGCTGCTGGCCTGTTGCGACCGGCAGCCGATGCCGCCGTCTGGCTACTGCCTTGCCGACGTGCCGAGCGCGATCGTATCGCGTCGCGAGCTCTCGACCAGGGGCGCCTGATCGAGCTGGTCGTGGACGGCGAACGCTACTGGGCCACGCCCGAAGCCGTTTCGCTCCTGGATGACAATTCAGCATCGTTCGGCGACGCGGAGCGCAGCATGCGCTTTCTCGCGCCTCTCGATCCGCTGATGTGGGACCGGCGCGGCATTTCCCGTGTCTTTGGTTTCGACTATGTGTGGGAGGTCTACAAGCCTCGTGAGCAGCGTCGCTGGGGCTATTATGTCCTGCCGGTCCTGTGGGGGGATCGCTTCATCGCGCGTTTCGACGCTCAATGCCGGGAAGGCACCCTGACCATTCACGCCTGGCACTGGGAAGCCGATATCATGCCGTCCCGGCTTCCCGAAGGCGCTCCCGAGGCACTGCAGCGGGCTGCCCGCGATTTTCTCGGCTATCTGGGCGCCGATCGGGTCGTGTTGCCCAGAGGGCTGGGTCGCGAAGCCCGATATGCATGGCAAAGGGCGGCCAAATGACATATCGTCCCTTATACTTTCGTAGGTAAATGGATAGGACACATGACCATGAAACGGACCTTCTTCCGCGTCATCCCCGCGATGGTGCTTGTTGCCATGCCAATCGTCTTCAGCCAGCCGGTTCTGGCCGCCGAGACGGTGGACTCGCTCTGTAAAACCAAGGCCGAGCACATCCAGAAGCAGCTTCGTATCGCCAAGGAGTACGGCAATGAGCATCGCGTGCGCGGTTTGGAAAAGTCCCTGGAAGGCGTGCGGCAGCATTGCAGCAACGAGCGCGTCATAGAAGACGCCGAGGAAGATGTCAGCGAGAGCATGGAAGAGGTTCGTGAGCGCCAGGCAGAACTGGCCGAAGCGCAGCAGGAAGGCGACATGGACGATATACGCAAGCGCAGCGAAAAGCTCGAAGAGGCCGTCATGGAGCTCAAAGAACACCAGAACGAACTGGAATCGCTTCAGAACAAGCAATAACGACTGAGACGGTAGAAAAATGGCAGGACAGGGGTGGTCATGACGCTGATCCAGCGGGATTGTCCATGCAGACGGCATGGCCACCTTCCCACCCACTATTTAACATAATATACATTCTGCGAAATAAAGGCTGGCCTGGATCCGAAGCAGACATTACATCGCTCATCCAGACTAACGATCAAAAATTCGATACATCCTGGTATATACCGTCCGGAAATGGCGCTCTATCCTTCCGAGCCAACGACGTCATTTCCCAAGGACACAGGAGCTATCGATGAACGACATCTCGCCACGGGCTGCGCCGGCATGGAGCGCGGTCTTCTCGATGACGCTGGGTGTTTTCGGATTGGTCACGGCGGAGTTTCTGCCGGTGAGCCTGTTGACGCCCATGGCATCGGATCTCGATATCAGCGAAGGCATGGCCGGCCAAACGGTAACGGCAACGGCCGCGATCGCTCTGGTAACCAGCCTGCTGATCACGGCGGCAACCCGGAGGATCGACCGCCGGTATGTTCTGCTGGGATTCTCGACGTTGCTGATAGTCTCGAATCTCCTGGTGGCACTGGCGCCGAACATGCCGCTTCTGTTGCTTGGTCGCGTGCTGCTGGGCATCGCCCTGGGCGGTTTCTGGACCATGTCGGCGGCCACGGTGATGCGGCTGGTGCCCGAGGAAAGCGTGCCACGCGCGCTCTCGATGATTTTCAGCGGTGTGTCGGTGGCCACTATCGTCGCTGCGCCCATGGGCAGCTTCTTCGGCGATATCATAGGCTGGCGAAATGTCTTTCTGATTGCCGCACTGTTTGGCGTGCTGGCCTTGCTGGTGCAATTTGCCACCTTGCCACGCATGGCTCCGAATGCCCAGACGCGCCTGAAAACCCTGGTCGAGGTGCTGCGGCGCCCGATGGTTGGGCTCGGCATTCTGGCCGCCGCCATGATCTTTGCGGGCCATTTCGCCTTCTTTACCTATATTCGTCCCTTCCTCGAAACCGTCACTCGCGTCGACGTGAATGGTATATCCAGTATTTTGCTGGGATTTGGCCTGGCCAACTTCCTGGGAACTTTCCTGGGAGGCTTCATGCTCGAACGCAATATGCGTTTCACGCAGATCGTCATGCCGGCGACGATGGGAATCCTTGGCCTGGGACTATCGGGCGTCGGCGGCATTCCCATGGCCGATGCACTGATGGTGGCGCTCTGGGGCATGGCATTCGGCACCGTTCCTGTCGCGTGGTCCACCTGGCTGACCCGCACGGTGCCTGATGAAGCTGAAAGCGCTGGCGGTCTGCTGGTGGCAGCGATCCAGTTCGCGATCGCCAGTGGCGCGGCCGTCGGCGGCCTGGTCTTCGATACCAGTGGTGCCATCGGAGTCTTTGCGGTGAGTGGCGTCGTGCTGCTGATGGCAGCACTGCTCATCCTGTTCGGTGTCAGGGCCCAGGCAGCCATTCCGACCTGATCGATACCATCAATGCGTGTCTGGGGGCGCCATCATGGCGCCCTTCTTTTGTTTGTCATCAAGTTCTTCTTGTTCACATTTTCTGATCGTCCAGCCCCTGGACATGCCTCGTCGGGCTGATCCTGTTCGGGGGATAGTTCCCTCTATCATGCTGGTTCGGGCCATCATCGTGGACAGCGGGAAGCCGGCTCCTTATCATCCCAGCAGCTCATCATCTCGTTCACGTCAGTTCAAAGGACACCCACGATATGCCGAATCGCCCAATGTTGATGTTATCGCTCTTCGGGTCAATGGCATTACTCGGGGGCTGCGCCCAACTGTCTTCACAGCAGCAGGAGCCGCCGCCGCCAGTGACGGCAGCACAGTTCGAGTCAGGGATCCAGCGTCTGGAGAGCAATCTTGCCGCCCGTTGCGAGAACCAGTCGCAGCTGCTGTCGATGCAGCGTATGGAACAGCGGACGCTGACTGCCGATGTGCGCGAGGTGGGCAGCTTGTTGCGAGGCCTGCGCGGCGATATCGCGGCCCTTGATGACAACGATGACAAGCAGGCGACCCAGGTCGTCACCGAGTGCCTGGCAGCCGATGACAGGCTGGCCAACAAGGAACTCCTGGGCCGCAGCGAATGGATCGGGCTGCCGAACGTCGGCACCTACTTGCAGGCACGGGTGGATTCCGGTGCGGATACCTCATCGCTCAGCGCCAGGGAAATCACCAGCTTCGAACGGGATGGCGAAGACTGGGTACGCTTCAAGCTTGGCCTCGATGACGATGACAGCGCCGTCGACACAATTCGCGACAGCTGGGTCGAGGCGCCGGTGGAGCGTCGTGTGCGAATCGAGCAGGCAACCGGGGAGGAATCCCGCCCGGTCATCAAGCTGCTGATGACCCTGGGCCCGATCCGTGAAACAGTTGAGTTCACGCTGACGGATCGCGCTCATCTCGATTATCCGGTTCTGCTCGGGCGTCATTTCCTGATGGACATTGCCATCATCGATGTTGCCGAAGACTTTCTCCATGGGCGGCCCGATTTCCCCCGTGGATCCGAGTCGTCGGACGACGCCGACCAGACAGAAGACGAAACACCCTGATATACGGATGTATTTCACCCTGATTCTCCAAGGAAGTTGAGATGTCCCGACTGCCCTTCTATCTGATCGTTGCCCTGTTGCTGGTCGCCGGCATCGGCTTGAGCATTCACCGCCATGTCCAGTTCGAGGTGCCCTGGACGCCGGGCGAGCAGCGGCAAGTCTGGGAAATCGAGGCTCAGGTCAACTTCCTTGCCGATGGTGGTCCCGCCAAGGTGGAAATGGCACTGCCCTCCACTCAGCAAGGCTTCCGTGTGCTGACCGAACACACGGCGTCACCGGGCTATGGTCTTTCCTTTCTCGAGGAGAACGGCAGCCGTCGCGCCCTCTGGTCTATCCGCGATGCTACCGGCAATCAGCAACTCTATTACAGCAGCCGCATCCAGGTAGCTCCCCAGGCTCGCGCATCCGAGACGCCGCCTCCTTCACCGAAACCCGATGTCGTCTGGGAGCGCCCCTACGATACGGCGGCCTCCCAGGTCATCGACCGTGCCTGGTCGCGCAGTGCCGACCCCTTCACCTTCACCCGCGAGCTGATTCGCGAGTTCAGCGAACAGCGTCAGGGCGAGAACGCCCGCTTGTTGCTGACCCAGTTCGATCGCGTGCCACTGGTGGTTCGGCTGCTCAATCAGGCCGGTATCGCAGCACGCGAGGTCAGCGGCTTGATGCTCGAGGATGGGCGACGCCGACAGAGCCTGACCCCCTGGATCCAGGTCTACGACGGAGATGAGCAGTCGCTCTTCAACCCGACCACCGGCGAACAGGGACGCCCCGAGAATCTTCTGCTATGGGAGAACGCCGGCAAGTCGGTGCTCGAGGTTCAGGGCGGCACCAACTCCCAGGTCTACTTTTCCATGCTGTCGCGCAACCAGCCCGCCGGGGCCGCCGTGCGCAGCCGCATGGCCGAGGCATCCGACACCATCCTCAACTTCTCGATCCACAGCCTGCCTCTCGAGGAACAGGCGCTGTTCCAGACGATTCTGCTGATTCCCATCGGCGCGCTGGTCGTGGTCCTGCTGCGAGTGCTGGTCGGCATCAAGACCTCGGGGACCTTCATGCCGGTGCTGATCGCCCTGGCCTTCATCCAGACCACCCTGGCCACCGGCCTGATCGGCTTTTTGCTGGTGGTGGCCGTGGGCCTGGTGATCCGCAATTACCTGTCCTACCTTAACTTGCTGCTGGTGGCGAGGGTCACGGCGGTCATCATCACGGTGATCGCCATCATCTCGCTGTTCTCGGTACTGTCCTATCGCATCGGTCTCAACGCTGGCCTGACCATCACCTTCTTCCCGATGATCATCCTCTCCTGGACCATCGAGCGCATGTCGATCCTCTGGGAAGAGGAAGGCCCCAAGGAGGTCCTGATCCAGGGCGGCGGCAGCCTGCTGACCGCGGTACTGGCCTATCTGGCCATGAACAATCCCTGGATTCGCCATATCACCTTCAACTTCCTCGGCGTGCAGCTGATCCTGATGGCGTTGATCCTGATGCTCGGCAACTACACCGGCTATCGTCTGCTGGAGCTGCGTCGTTTCAAGCCGGTCACGGAGGACTGAGTCGATGTGGACGACCCCCGGCAAGCTGCGCGCCAAGGGCATCATCGGCATGAACCGGCGCAACATTCGCTATATCGGCCGCTACAACGACCGGCGGCTCTATCCGCTGGTCGATGACAAGCTCCAGACCAAGCTGCTCGCCCAGCGCTACGACATCACCACCCCTGCCCTGATCGGCACGGTGTCGACCCAGTTCGGCGTCAAGCATATCCGCGACATGCTCGACGGCCACAGCGGGTTCGTCATCAAGCCGGCCAAGGGCAGTGGCGGCAAGGGCATCCTGGTCATCGAGCGCGTCGAGGGCCAGCATTACATCAAGCCCAGTGGCGCCCACCTGACGCTCAAGGATGTCGAGCGACATGTCTCCAACATCCTCTCCGGACTCTACTCGCTGGGTGGGTCCCCGGATGTGGCGATCATCGAAGGGCTGATCAACTTCGACGAGACCTTCAACGAGTACACTTACGAAGGTGTGCCGGATATTCGTGTCATCGTCTTCAAGGGCTATCCGGTCATGGCCATGATGCGGCTTTCCACTGCCGCCTCGGATGGCAAGGCCAACCTGCACCAGGGGGCGGTGGGCGTCGGCATCGACATCGCTTCAGGCCAGGCGATACGCGGCGTGCAATTCGACCGCTCGCGTCACGACCATCCCGATACCGGACATGAACTGGCCAGCCTGAGGATCGCCAACTGGCACACCTTGCTGAAGCTGGCGGCAAGTTGCTATGAAATGACGTCGCTGGGATATCTCGGTACCGACATGGTGCTGGATCGCGATCATGGCCCCATGTTGCTGGAGCTCAACGCGCGCCCCGGCCTGGCCATCCAGATGGCCAACGGTGAAGGCCTGCGCAACCGCTTGGATCTCATCGAGCAGCAGCCCGGCGGGCTCGACGTCGAACAACGGGTGGACTTTGCCCAGCAGCACTTTGCCCGACGCAGCGAGCTCGACGCCGTCCGCGCGGCGGCATCGGCACAAACGGCGTCGGCGTGACGCGGCTTCGCGGGATGCCTGGCGATGGCGGTGTGCGGCGCGTAGAATGGGCCATCCACCCCGAAACCGCATGGCCAGCATGACCGATTCACGAGCCTTGATGGACCAGGCAGAGCGACAATGCCGTCGCCGCGGCGTCCGCTTCACGCCCATTCGCCAGCGAGTGCTGCAGATGATCGCCGACACGCGTGGCGGGCTGAAGGCCTATGATCTTCTCGATCGCCTCGCCACCGAGCATGCCTCGGCCAGGCCGCCCACGGTATATCGCGCTCTGGAGTTCCTCATCGATCAGGGCCTGGTGCATCGCATCGAGTCGCTCAATGCCTATGTGGCCTGCCCGTGTCCCGAGCATGCCCACGGCTTCCAACTGCTGATCTGTCGCGACTGCGGCCGGGTCGAGGAACTGCACCTCGACGATATCAATGAGCAGTTGGGACAGCGCGCCCACGAACTGGGATTCACGGTACAGCGCCAGACCATCGAACTGCTGGGCCGTTGCGAGGCCTGCCACGCGGTCCCCCAGACGTCCTGAGCCAGCCGGAGCCCCCATGTCAGATGTCTTGAAAGCGCTGGAAGGCGCCGCCCTCGATACACGTCGCCCGCTCGACGAAATCCTCGATGCCGTCCGCTTCAACGAGGCCGGCCTGATACCCGCCATCGCCCAGCAGCATGATTCCGGCGAGGTGCTGATGATGGCCTGGATGAATCGCGAGACGCTGGAAGAAACCCTGCGGACTGGGCGCGTCTGCTACTGGTCGCGCTCACGGGGCAAACCCTGGCGCAAGGGGGAATCCTCCGGGCAACAGCAGCATCTGCAAGCGGCAAGCCTCGATTGCGACGGCGACACCCTGCTGCTGCAGGTCGACCAGACCGGGCCGGCCTGCCACACCGGGCGGCGTAGCTGCTTCTACGTGACGCTCGACGCAGACGAGGCCCGTATCACCAGCGAGCCGATGATCGACCCACGAACCCTGTATGGCGACAAGACGCCCCACTGAGGCCATGCGCGCCCTCGCCCGCGGCCTGCGTGCCGGCCTCGCCTTCATCATGATCGGCCTGGTGCGTCTCTATCAGTGGCTGATCAGCCCCCTGCTCGGCCCGCGTTGCCGTTACTGGCCAAGCTGCTCCCAGTACACCGTCGAGGCGCTGCGCGTCCATGGCCCACTGCGCGGCGGCTGGTTGGCGACTCGGCGCATTCTGCGTTGCCATCCGGGCGCTGCGGGCGGCATCGACCCGGTCCCCGGCGGCCCCAGCGAGCGGCTGTGTCAGGAAGATCCCGAGCTGGATGACGACTTCCACTGCCGATAGTGGAAGCCCTCTGCTGCCTGCGCTTGAGCCGCCAAATGATTATCGCGTCAAGAAAATGATGATAGGCGCAGGCTTTTCTTCAAAAACGCTTGAGTCACGCGACTTCCTGCTCGGCGACGCGATAGATGCGTTCGAGCATGGCATTCAGGCCGTTGCTGCGGGTCGGTGACAGATGCTTGTCGAGGCCGAGGTCCTTGAGGAAATGCGGGCTGGTGGCCCGGATGTCTGCCGGATGACGATCGTTGTAGATGCGCATCAGCACCGCGATCAGCCCCGAGACGATGGCGGCATCCGATACGGCATCGAAATGCAGCGCCTCGCCGTCGCGGCGATGGTGCATCCAGACATTCGACTGGCAGCCCTGGATCTTGAGCTCCTCGACCTTCCACT contains these protein-coding regions:
- the ectA gene encoding diaminobutyrate acetyltransferase, translated to MNATTEPFTPSADLAKPSVADAVVGHEASPLFIRKPSPDDGWGIYELVKSCPPLDVNSAYAYLLLATQFRDSCAVATNEEGEIVGFVSGYVKSNAPDTYFLWQVAVGEKARGTGLARRLVEAVMTRPEMAEVHHLETTITPDNQASWGLFRRLADRWQAPLNSREYFSTDQLGGEHDPENLVRIGPFQTDQI
- the ectB gene encoding diaminobutyrate--2-oxoglutarate transaminase, which produces MQTQILERMESDVRTYSRSFPVVFTKARNARLTDEEGREYIDFLAGAGTLNYGHNNPHLKQALLDYIDSDGIVHGLDFWTAAKRDYLETLEEVILKPRGLDYKVHLPGPTGTNAVEAAIRLARVAKGRHNIVSFTNGFHGVTMGALATTGNRKFREATGGVPTQAASFMPFDGYLGSSTDTLDYFEKLLGDKSGGLDVPAAVIVETVQGEGGINVAGLEWLKRLESICRANDILLIIDDIQAGCGRTGKFFSFEHAGITPDIVTNSKSLSGYGLPFAHVLMRPELDKWKPGQYNGTFRGFNLAFATAAAAMRKYWSDDTFERDVQRKARIVEERFGKIAAWLSENGIEASERGRGLMRGIDVGSGDIADKITHQAFENGLIIETSGQDGEVVKCLCPLTIPDEDLVEGLDILETSTKQAFS
- a CDS encoding ectoine synthase, which gives rise to MIVRNLEEARQTDRLVTAENGNWDSTRLSLAEDGGNCSFHITRIFEGTETHIHYKHHFEAVYCIEGEGEVETLADGKIWPIKPGDIYILDQHDEHLLRASKTMHLACVFTPGLTGNEVHREDGSYAPADEADDQKPL
- a CDS encoding AraC family transcriptional regulator; translation: MPNDLVSELLLGMRLSGIQYRRIQAVPPFGIGGFGASPGWAHFHFIARGPVYLRSPGGAVHRLEVGDAVLLPRGGPHELLSSPEQSASRDIASFTTAPLCKAVSAVRNGSPEVCQESGAVIFSGCMEFDLGGMHPLVGLMPEVMRVDTLQDRHPEILPILQAMEREAQAERAGFASILSRLADVVSACIVRGWVECGCGDASGWVEALRDPRLGRVIAAMHREPGRHWTVAELAKQMGSSRSVFAERFLTVTGLTPHRYMTELRMRLATQWIGRDRQPIDAVAQRLGYGSQAAFSRAYKRVTGRSPGAVRAEASREGLRA
- a CDS encoding YdcF family protein, translated to MHHAQMLWDFMSLRQPCTAADAILCLGSNDIQVPRVGARLWREKWAPYLIMSGGLAHQHDLAATGWSQPEADVFSREARHAGVPRDAILCERAARHTGDNFRLTRCLAEESGIMVSGRLIIVAKPYMTRRAQATAEMAWPEVETIVQCEDVELISYLHRWQDPQRILHLMVGDMQRIMVYPERGFQRRQPIPEDVRLAQEALIAQGFDRHLP
- a CDS encoding DNA glycosylase AlkZ-like family protein — its product is MTAQQRLTLSLADARRLLVRHHGRPGSLTSVIRRLGTIQFDPLAPLGTNPDLVLQARVPGYRQGGWQDAAYRQRLLVDGWDKQASLIPPEHWWAQAPFHHWFARRWQQRGIDIDSPEARDILDQVGQRGPSTSLELGDQRSDPALRGSWYGPKRSRHLLKALWDSGRLMTHHRVNGRHAYDLPERVLPNGAREADVDEDDALQHLVVRRVQAAGLLRPAADAAVWLLPCRRAERDRIASRALDQGRLIELVVDGERYWATPEAVSLLDDNSASFGDAERSMRFLAPLDPLMWDRRGISRVFGFDYVWEVYKPREQRRWGYYVLPVLWGDRFIARFDAQCREGTLTIHAWHWEADIMPSRLPEGAPEALQRAARDFLGYLGADRVVLPRGLGREARYAWQRAAK
- a CDS encoding DUF1090 domain-containing protein — its product is MKRTFFRVIPAMVLVAMPIVFSQPVLAAETVDSLCKTKAEHIQKQLRIAKEYGNEHRVRGLEKSLEGVRQHCSNERVIEDAEEDVSESMEEVRERQAELAEAQQEGDMDDIRKRSEKLEEAVMELKEHQNELESLQNKQ
- a CDS encoding MFS transporter, giving the protein MNDISPRAAPAWSAVFSMTLGVFGLVTAEFLPVSLLTPMASDLDISEGMAGQTVTATAAIALVTSLLITAATRRIDRRYVLLGFSTLLIVSNLLVALAPNMPLLLLGRVLLGIALGGFWTMSAATVMRLVPEESVPRALSMIFSGVSVATIVAAPMGSFFGDIIGWRNVFLIAALFGVLALLVQFATLPRMAPNAQTRLKTLVEVLRRPMVGLGILAAAMIFAGHFAFFTYIRPFLETVTRVDVNGISSILLGFGLANFLGTFLGGFMLERNMRFTQIVMPATMGILGLGLSGVGGIPMADALMVALWGMAFGTVPVAWSTWLTRTVPDEAESAGGLLVAAIQFAIASGAAVGGLVFDTSGAIGVFAVSGVVLLMAALLILFGVRAQAAIPT